In Ruminococcaceae bacterium BL-6, a genomic segment contains:
- a CDS encoding conserved protein of unknown function (Evidence 4 : Unknown function but conserved in other organisms), protein MKEKKSIEYRQAVEEVRKACRQFAMLYFHFAKVLVEQLGEKKAKELIQQAVFELALDRSDQLRETAEKQGLDFTMENFMRITDLPMIGWVKELGRNHCPYAETWVKYFDEYPWFRELAPLYCDVIDTTNAENFTRSLSHRITKNVLTGGETCEREYFKSDRAAKGELTYGTKEERA, encoded by the coding sequence ATGAAGGAAAAAAAATCGATCGAATACCGCCAGGCGGTCGAAGAGGTGCGGAAGGCATGCCGCCAGTTCGCGATGCTGTATTTCCATTTTGCGAAGGTCCTTGTGGAGCAGCTGGGGGAGAAAAAAGCGAAAGAGCTGATTCAGCAGGCGGTTTTCGAGCTTGCGCTCGACCGGTCGGATCAGCTGCGCGAGACGGCGGAAAAGCAGGGCCTGGATTTCACGATGGAAAACTTCATGCGCATCACCGACCTGCCGATGATCGGGTGGGTCAAAGAGCTAGGGCGCAACCACTGCCCGTATGCGGAAACCTGGGTGAAGTACTTCGACGAGTATCCGTGGTTCCGCGAGCTGGCCCCGCTGTACTGCGACGTGATCGACACGACGAACGCCGAAAACTTTACCCGCAGCCTGTCGCACAGGATCACAAAGAACGTCCTGACCGGCGGGGAGACCTGCGAGCGGGAATATTTTAAAAGCGATCGGGCGGCGAAAGGAGAGCTGACCTATGGAACAAAAGAAGAAAGGGCGTAA
- a CDS encoding Amidohydrolase produces the protein MDKTEERILSVIDRNRDAIIAFGRDIYTHAELGYKEFRTAKKFADFLKGLHLDVQEHLAVTGVKGYLRGKQSGVNLALIGELDALRIPEHPFVNPETQAAHSCGHNAQLTGVAGAALALADPEVAASLGGNVTFFAVPAEEYGEIEFKNQLQKEGKIRYGGGKCELIRIGAFDDIDLAVVHHSDQAGIQVGSGTSNGFVSKVIRYIGREAHAAGEPEKGVNALNAASLGLSALAFQRETFRDEDAVRVHPILTRGGNLVNVVPAEAIIETLVRAKSTGAILDADRKTDRAFRAGAAAVGAGIEITTLPGYLPRLPEPANPLVLEAAREAAPRKEVREADPGLHSGGSSDVGDLQHILPVLNFNTGGVAGAPHSKDYHITDEDEAYLVTAKIFALSAYKLLKEGAAAAKKIAAGYQSKYTKETYVRFMDGMIRHEKREIGE, from the coding sequence ATGGACAAAACGGAAGAACGGATCCTGAGTGTTATAGACCGGAACAGAGACGCGATCATCGCCTTCGGGCGGGATATCTATACCCATGCCGAGCTGGGCTACAAGGAATTCCGCACGGCGAAAAAATTCGCGGATTTTCTCAAGGGCCTCCATCTGGATGTCCAGGAGCATCTGGCCGTCACCGGGGTGAAAGGGTACCTGAGAGGAAAGCAGAGCGGGGTGAACCTTGCGCTGATCGGGGAGCTGGACGCCCTGCGGATTCCGGAGCACCCGTTTGTAAATCCGGAAACACAGGCCGCGCACAGCTGCGGGCACAACGCGCAGCTCACGGGCGTCGCGGGCGCGGCGCTGGCGCTGGCGGACCCGGAGGTCGCCGCTTCGCTGGGCGGAAACGTGACCTTTTTCGCCGTCCCGGCGGAGGAATACGGTGAGATCGAATTCAAAAACCAGCTTCAGAAAGAGGGAAAAATCCGCTACGGGGGCGGAAAATGCGAGCTGATCCGGATCGGGGCCTTCGATGATATCGACCTGGCCGTGGTGCATCATTCCGATCAGGCGGGGATCCAGGTGGGCAGCGGCACCTCGAACGGGTTTGTCTCCAAGGTGATCCGGTACATAGGCCGCGAGGCGCATGCCGCCGGGGAGCCGGAAAAGGGCGTGAACGCGCTGAACGCGGCGTCGCTCGGACTTTCCGCGCTCGCCTTCCAGCGGGAGACCTTCCGGGATGAGGACGCCGTACGCGTCCATCCGATCCTGACCCGCGGAGGGAATCTCGTAAACGTCGTCCCGGCGGAAGCGATCATCGAAACGCTTGTCCGCGCCAAAAGCACCGGGGCGATTCTGGATGCGGACCGGAAAACGGACCGTGCGTTCCGCGCGGGCGCCGCGGCGGTGGGCGCCGGGATTGAAATCACCACGCTGCCCGGATACCTGCCGCGCCTGCCGGAGCCGGCAAATCCGCTGGTGCTTGAGGCGGCGCGCGAAGCCGCCCCTAGAAAAGAAGTCAGGGAAGCGGACCCCGGCCTTCACAGCGGCGGCTCCTCCGACGTGGGGGACCTGCAGCACATCCTTCCCGTGCTGAACTTCAATACCGGCGGTGTGGCAGGCGCCCCGCACAGCAAGGACTACCACATCACGGACGAAGACGAGGCGTATCTGGTCACCGCCAAGATTTTTGCCCTGTCCGCCTACAAGCTGCTGAAGGAGGGCGCGGCCGCGGCGAAAAAAATCGCGGCGGGGTACCAATCGAAATACACGAAAGAGACTTATGTCAGGTTTATGGATGGAATGATCCGGCACGAAAAGAGGGAAATCGGGGAATGA